A single window of Lysobacter oculi DNA harbors:
- a CDS encoding IS3 family transposase (programmed frameshift), translating into MKKRFTEEQIIGFLREAEAGLPVKDLCRRHGFSEASYYLWRSKFGGMSVPDAKRLKELEAENTRLKKLLAEQMFENDVIKDALRKKLVTAPARRELVRHLVDKGLSERRSLAVVRMSASAYRYAPRPDRNVELRARILALARRHKRYGVGMIHLKLRQAGLLVNYKRVERLYQEAKLQVRRRKRKKVLPGERQPLIRPLAANQVWSMDFVFDRTAEGRVIKCLTIVDDATHEAIVIEVERAISGLGVTRVLDRLALTRGLPQVIRTDNGKEFCGKAMVTWAYERGVQLRLIQPGKPNQNAYVESFNGRLRDECLNEHWFTHLLHARTVIGTWRREYNEDRPKKALGGLTPSAYAKQLASTTINPGL; encoded by the exons GTGAAGAAGCGTTTTACCGAAGAACAGATCATCGGCTTCCTGCGTGAGGCCGAGGCCGGCCTGCCGGTCAAGGACCTGTGCCGCCGGCACGGCTTCAGCGAAGCCTCGTATTACCTGTGGCGCAGCAAGTTCGGCGGCATGAGCGTGCCCGACGCCAAGCGCCTCAAGGAGCTGGAGGCGGAGAACACCCGGCTGAAGAAGCTGCTGGCCGAGCAGATGTTCGAGAACGACGTGATCAAGGACGCCCTGCGAAAAAAGT TGGTGACCGCACCGGCTCGACGCGAGCTGGTGCGGCATCTGGTGGACAAGGGGCTGAGCGAGCGACGATCGCTGGCGGTGGTGCGCATGAGCGCCAGCGCCTACCGCTATGCGCCGCGTCCGGACCGCAACGTCGAGCTGCGGGCGCGGATCTTGGCGCTGGCGCGGCGGCACAAGCGCTACGGCGTCGGGATGATCCACCTCAAGCTCAGGCAAGCGGGGCTGCTCGTGAACTACAAGCGCGTTGAACGGCTGTACCAGGAGGCGAAGCTGCAGGTGCGGCGCCGCAAGCGCAAGAAGGTGTTGCCGGGCGAGCGCCAGCCGCTGATCCGGCCGCTGGCGGCCAATCAGGTGTGGTCGATGGACTTCGTGTTCGACCGCACCGCCGAAGGTCGGGTCATCAAGTGCCTGACGATCGTCGACGACGCCACCCACGAGGCCATCGTGATCGAGGTCGAGCGCGCGATCTCCGGACTGGGCGTGACGCGCGTGCTCGACCGTCTGGCGCTCACCCGCGGCCTACCGCAGGTGATCCGCACCGACAACGGCAAGGAGTTCTGCGGCAAGGCTATGGTCACCTGGGCGTACGAGCGCGGCGTGCAACTGCGCCTGATCCAACCCGGCAAGCCGAACCAGAACGCCTACGTCGAATCCTTCAACGGGCGCCTGCGCGACGAGTGCCTCAACGAACACTGGTTCACCCACCTGCTGCACGCCCGGACCGTCATCGGAACCTGGCGCCGGGAATACAACGAGGATCGGCCGAAGAAGGCATTGGGCGGACTGACACCGAGCGCCTACGCAAAACAACTGGCATCCACTACCATCAACCCCGGACTCTAA
- a CDS encoding tyrosine-type recombinase/integrase → MPLTEVVIRQAKPDAKTKRIYDTGGLYLEITPSGSKLWRWKFRFAGKERRLALGSYPATGLKDARQRRDEARSRLEAGIDPSAHRRAEKLTGSDRAANSFERIAREWLAVKEHEWTEKQFLKEQARIENHATPYIGGRPIADLGVMDIRPLIDRLVRANHLEQAHRLRFQLSRVFKFAIATERAARDPAADLSAVLPSRRKQRHPTITDPDTIGQLLRCIDGFEGSFPVACALKLAPLWFCRPGEIRMAEWSQINLDSEDPQYVVPPINRKLRRAAKESPDTPSHVIPLSRQAVEILRELHLVTGRGKYLFPGARDPRRNMSDGAINAAIARIGFKGKIVGHGFRHMASTLLREQGWSREAVEAQLSHEIGGTEGVYNLAKYLPERRNMMQAWADYLDELKNPQSSQNS, encoded by the coding sequence ATGCCCCTCACTGAAGTAGTGATCCGACAGGCGAAACCAGACGCTAAAACAAAGCGCATCTACGACACCGGTGGGCTTTACTTGGAGATCACGCCATCGGGCAGCAAACTCTGGCGCTGGAAGTTCAGATTTGCCGGCAAAGAACGGCGGCTTGCATTGGGGTCGTACCCGGCAACCGGTCTCAAAGATGCTCGCCAGCGCCGGGATGAAGCAAGAAGTCGACTCGAAGCGGGAATTGACCCCAGCGCCCACCGTCGCGCCGAAAAGCTCACCGGGTCTGACCGAGCAGCCAATAGCTTCGAACGTATAGCTAGAGAATGGCTGGCAGTCAAAGAGCATGAGTGGACCGAGAAACAGTTCCTGAAAGAACAGGCCCGCATTGAAAATCATGCAACGCCTTACATCGGTGGTCGTCCAATTGCCGATTTGGGTGTCATGGATATTCGCCCCCTCATCGATCGCCTAGTCAGGGCCAATCATCTCGAACAAGCTCACCGACTGCGGTTTCAGTTGAGCCGCGTGTTCAAATTTGCAATCGCGACCGAGCGAGCCGCACGGGACCCCGCTGCGGATCTGAGCGCAGTTCTCCCAAGCCGCCGCAAGCAACGACACCCCACTATCACTGACCCAGACACAATCGGGCAGTTGCTTCGGTGCATCGACGGTTTTGAGGGCTCTTTCCCTGTCGCCTGTGCACTCAAACTTGCCCCACTCTGGTTTTGCCGGCCAGGCGAAATCCGAATGGCGGAATGGTCTCAAATCAACCTTGACAGTGAGGATCCGCAGTACGTCGTCCCACCGATCAACCGCAAACTCCGCAGAGCCGCCAAGGAGTCACCTGACACTCCTTCGCATGTCATCCCGCTTAGCAGACAGGCGGTCGAAATCTTGCGCGAGCTTCACCTCGTAACCGGAAGAGGCAAGTACTTGTTCCCTGGCGCGCGAGATCCGCGGCGCAACATGAGTGACGGCGCAATCAATGCTGCCATCGCGCGTATCGGCTTTAAAGGGAAGATTGTTGGACACGGCTTCCGCCACATGGCATCGACTTTGCTACGTGAACAGGGTTGGTCAAGAGAAGCTGTCGAAGCCCAGTTGTCCCATGAAATCGGTGGCACCGAGGGGGTCTACAACTTAGCCAAGTATCTGCCCGAACGCCGAAACATGATGCAGGCTTGGGCGGATTACCTTGACGAGCTGAAAAATCCGCAGTCGTCTCAAAATTCCTAG
- a CDS encoding RNA pyrophosphohydrolase, whose translation MIDPDGYRPNVGIVLMHPDGRVFWARRVRRDGWQFPQGGMNSDETPLEAMYRELREETGLLPEHVEVLGATPGWLRYRLPPRAIRHRDRLVCIGQKQVWFLLHLKGEEADVRLDLTDHPEFDHWRWVDFWYPVQNVVMFKRGVYSRALQHLAPLARGIAGPQAVPPPCREVRNFSAKRPRRRPPGGQRGSGGRPPTEGG comes from the coding sequence GTGATCGATCCGGACGGCTATCGCCCCAACGTGGGCATTGTGCTGATGCACCCGGACGGCCGGGTGTTCTGGGCACGCCGGGTACGCCGGGACGGCTGGCAATTCCCGCAGGGCGGCATGAATTCCGACGAGACCCCGTTGGAGGCCATGTACCGCGAGTTGCGCGAAGAAACCGGCCTGTTGCCCGAACATGTCGAAGTGCTGGGCGCCACGCCGGGCTGGCTGCGCTACCGGCTGCCGCCGCGCGCCATCCGCCACCGTGACCGGCTGGTCTGCATCGGGCAGAAGCAGGTCTGGTTCCTGCTGCACCTCAAGGGCGAGGAGGCCGACGTCCGCCTGGACCTGACCGACCACCCCGAGTTCGACCACTGGCGCTGGGTGGATTTCTGGTACCCGGTGCAGAACGTGGTGATGTTCAAGCGTGGCGTCTATTCGCGCGCGCTGCAGCACCTGGCGCCGCTGGCCCGGGGCATCGCCGGGCCGCAGGCGGTGCCGCCGCCCTGCCGCGAGGTCCGCAACTTCAGCGCCAAGCGCCCGCGCCGCCGCCCGCCGGGTGGCCAGCGCGGCAGCGGCGGCCGCCCCCCGACCGAAGGCGGCTGA
- a CDS encoding DUF4126 domain-containing protein, with protein MSQAHLFAIGVVLAWLAGIRVYLTVFGVGIAGAMGWIDLPQALAATESPWVLGVSGALALAEFFADKIPGVDSGWDLLHTLLRVPAGAFLAAAAMSPDGSLGPGVLATGAGVALTSHFLKSSSRAVLNTSPEPVTNWTASVGEDVMTVGGLALAFSHPWIALVIVVTATVLFAAFVWWVWRKVARGARRLLSPEPDATDPGTGLTPPR; from the coding sequence ATGTCGCAGGCCCACCTGTTCGCGATCGGCGTGGTGCTGGCCTGGCTGGCCGGCATCCGCGTGTACCTGACGGTGTTCGGCGTCGGCATCGCCGGGGCGATGGGCTGGATCGACCTGCCGCAGGCGCTGGCCGCCACCGAATCGCCATGGGTGCTGGGCGTGTCCGGCGCACTGGCGCTGGCGGAGTTCTTCGCCGACAAGATCCCCGGCGTGGACAGCGGCTGGGACCTGCTGCACACCCTGCTGCGGGTGCCGGCCGGTGCTTTCCTGGCCGCCGCCGCCATGTCGCCCGACGGCAGCCTGGGCCCGGGCGTGCTGGCCACCGGCGCCGGCGTGGCGCTGACCAGCCACTTCCTCAAGTCCAGCTCGCGGGCGGTGCTCAATACCTCGCCGGAGCCGGTGACCAACTGGACCGCCTCGGTCGGCGAAGACGTGATGACCGTGGGCGGGCTGGCGCTGGCGTTCTCGCACCCGTGGATCGCGCTGGTGATCGTGGTCACCGCGACGGTGCTGTTCGCGGCCTTTGTCTGGTGGGTCTGGCGCAAGGTCGCCCGCGGCGCCCGCCGACTGCTCTCGCCCGAACCCGACGCGACCGATCCCGGCACCGGGCTGACGCCGCCGCGCTGA
- a CDS encoding DUF6776 family protein yields the protein MNATNRKAGPARAWLPWVLAVLALALAGWGWLSAHGYRNQLLAARSTAAAGGAQAALQQQIATLRQSDQISRQAMLELQNTLTERDQQIAALRADLDFYERFVSPDVQRRGLSVHAAHVQPQAANVWRFELTLTQGREQAGESRGQARVAVEGSRAGKLERLDWAALRQAAEAPGIDYQLRYLQRVEGEFALPEGFVPTRLIVELRPAQGRPVEAAFNWKDIAGA from the coding sequence ATGAACGCGACGAACCGCAAGGCGGGCCCGGCCCGTGCATGGCTGCCGTGGGTACTGGCGGTGCTGGCCCTGGCCTTGGCCGGCTGGGGCTGGCTGAGCGCCCACGGCTACCGCAACCAGCTGCTGGCCGCGCGCAGCACGGCGGCGGCCGGCGGGGCCCAGGCCGCGCTGCAGCAGCAGATCGCCACCCTGCGCCAGTCCGACCAGATCAGCCGCCAGGCCATGCTGGAACTGCAGAACACCCTGACCGAGCGCGACCAGCAGATCGCCGCGCTGCGCGCCGACCTGGACTTCTACGAACGCTTCGTCAGCCCCGACGTGCAACGCCGTGGCCTGAGCGTGCATGCCGCGCACGTGCAGCCGCAGGCGGCCAACGTCTGGCGCTTCGAGCTGACCCTGACCCAGGGTCGCGAGCAGGCCGGCGAGAGCCGCGGCCAGGCGCGGGTGGCGGTGGAAGGCAGCCGCGCCGGCAAACTCGAACGGCTGGACTGGGCGGCGCTGCGGCAGGCCGCCGAGGCCCCCGGCATCGACTACCAGCTGCGTTACCTGCAGCGGGTGGAAGGCGAATTCGCGCTGCCCGAGGGCTTCGTGCCGACCCGGCTGATCGTCGAGCTGCGCCCCGCGCAGGGCAGGCCTGTGGAGGCCGCGTTCAACTGGAAGGACATCGCCGGCGCTTGA
- the erpA gene encoding iron-sulfur cluster insertion protein ErpA: protein METQNETAAPGYQQLDAPLAFSTAAAAKVSELISEEGNADLKLRVYIQGGGCSGFQYGFEFDENQSEDDLAVVTDGVTLLVDPLSLQYLMGAVVDYTETLAGAQFSIRNPNAKTTCGCGSSFTV, encoded by the coding sequence ATGGAAACGCAGAATGAGACCGCCGCGCCGGGCTACCAGCAGCTGGACGCCCCGCTGGCCTTCAGCACGGCCGCGGCCGCCAAGGTGAGTGAGCTGATCAGCGAGGAAGGCAATGCCGACCTCAAGCTGCGCGTGTACATCCAGGGCGGGGGCTGCTCGGGCTTCCAGTACGGATTCGAGTTCGACGAGAACCAGTCCGAGGACGACCTGGCCGTGGTCACCGACGGCGTGACCCTGCTGGTCGACCCGCTCAGCCTGCAATACCTGATGGGCGCGGTGGTTGATTACACCGAGACCCTGGCCGGCGCGCAGTTCTCCATCCGCAACCCCAACGCCAAGACCACCTGCGGCTGCGGCTCCTCGTTCACCGTCTGA